The Vibrio echinoideorum DNA window CCGCTGCTATTACTAAATTAAGAAGGAAGTCTACCTTGAGTCAATCTTTAAGAATTGTCTTCGCAGGTACTCCGGATTTCGCCGCCCGTCACTTGGCGGCGTTGTTGTCTTCGGAGCATGAAGTTATTGCTGTTTACACACAGCCAGATCGTCCAGCAGGCCGCGGTAAAAAACTGACTGCGAGTCCAGTAAAAAACATCGCACTTGAAAATAATATTCCGGTTTACCAACCCGAAAACTTCAAGTCAGATGAAGCTAAGCAAGAACTAGCCGATTTGAATGCTGACATCATGGTTGTCGTAGCTTACGGCTTGCTTCTTCCACAAGCTGTATTAGATACACCTCGCTTGGGTTGTATCAACGTGCACGGTTCTATCTTACCGCGCTGGCGTGGTGCTGCTCCTATCCAACGCTCTATCTGGGCTGGTGATAAAAAGACAGGCGTAACGATCATGCAGATGGATATCGGCCTAGATACCGGTGATATGCTAAGCATCGCAACGCTACCAATCGAAGCTACAGATACGAGCGCTTCAATGTACGAGAAGTTGGCTGGCCTTGGCCCTGATGCTCTTGTTGATTGTTTAGCAAACATCGCTTCAGGTAAAGCCGTCGCAGAAAAGCAAGACGACGAACTTGCTAACTACGCGAAGAAGCTAAGCAAAGAAGAAGCTAAAATTGATTGGAATGACAGTGCAGAACACATCGAACGTTGTGTACGCGCTTTCAATCCATGGCCAATGAGTCACTTTGCGATTGTTGATAGCAGCTCTGATGCAGATATAAGCATTAAGGTTTGGCAAACACGTGTTGATGAAGAATCAACATCTGCGCCAGCTGGCACAATTATCAAAGCTGATAAAACGGGTATCTATGTTGCTACTGGCGATAAAGTACTTGTATTGGAACAGCTACAAGTTCCAGGTAAGAAAGCCATGTCAGTTCAGGATATCTTGAACTCACGTGCAAGCTGGTTTGAAGTTGGTACTCAACTTTCTTAACCACTTTAAAGCTACTTTATATGCACTTAGAAACGTGTAGCTTTAGATAAAATAGCTTAGAAAACCTTTACGAGGGCAGAGATGCCCTCATGTATTCAAATAAATATTCGGTATCCCTCATGAATGTTCGCGCTGCTGCTGCAAATGTCCTATTCCAAGTTGTCGACAAAGGCCACTCTCTTTCACACGCTCTCCCTGCGGCTCAAAAAACGATTCGTCCGCGAGACCATGCTCTACTGCAAGAGATTTGCTACGGTGCACTTCGTTACTTGCCTCGCTTAGAGTCAATCGCTAACGAATTAATGGACAACTCACTTAAAGGCAAAAAGCGTGTATTCCACCACCTAATTTTAGTGGGTATTTACCAACTGAGCTTTATGCGTATTCCTTCGCATGCTGCAGTTGCTGAAACTGTTGAGGCAACCAAAACATTGCGTGGTCCAAGCCTAAGCGGTTTGATCAACGCTGTGTTACGTAGCTACCTGCGTGACCAAGAAGAGTTGGATGAAAAAGCGGTTAGCCACAATGCGGGTAAATACACTCACCCAAGCTGGATTCTAAAAATGCTTCAAGAAAGCTACCCAGATCAGTGGGAGCAATTAATTGAAGCAAACAACAGCAAGGCACCAATGTGGTTGCGCGTAAACCGTCAGCACCACACTCGTGACGAGTACGCCGAACTACTGAAAAACGAAAACATTGAATACACACTGCACCCTGAAGCTGCAGATGCCATAAAATTAGCAGCGCCTTGTGATGTTACTTTGCTTCCTGGCTTCGACAGAGGTTGGGTATCAGTACAAGACGCAGCCGCTCAGCTTTCCGTTGATTACCTAACACCAAAAGATGGTGAGCTAATCCTAGATTGTTGTGCAGCGCCAGGTGGTAAAACCGCGCACATTCTTGAGCATACTAAAGACACAGAAGTGGTTGCGATTGACTGTGATATCAAACGTCTAGACCGTGTTTACGATAACCTAGAACGCCTACAACTGCGCGCCGACGTAATCTGTGGCGATGCTCGCTACCCTGAAGAGTGGTGGATGGGTGATAAGTTTGACCGCATCCTGCTTGATGCTCCATGTTCAGCAACGGGTGTAATCCGTCGCCACCCTGACATCAAGTGGCTACGCCGCGCATCTGATATTGACGCACTAGCAGAACTGCAAAGTGAGATCATGGATGCAATGTGGAATCAGCTGAAAGAAGGCGGCACCATGGTCTATGCGACATGTTCTATCACGCCGCAAGAAAATGTGCTGCAAGTGAAGGCGTTCCTAGAGCGTACAGAGAACGCAACACTTGTTGGGTCTGATATCGAAAATCCGGGTCGTCAAATACTGCCTGGAGAAGAAGATATGGATGGCTTCTACTACGCAGTTCTAGTAAAACAGGCATAACAACTAACAACGGCTAAGAATTTAATTTCTTAGCCGTTGTTTCTTTCTAGTGAGTCATCAAAGAAAAATCAGATCACTAGGATTACTACGGTAAAGAAAAGAGACAGGCTATGAAGATCATTATCCTAGGTGCTGGACAAGTTGGCGGTACCCTTGCTGAAAACCTAGTTGGTGAAAACAACGATATCACTATTGTCGATCGTAACGCTGACCGACTGCGTGAACTTCAGGATAAATATGACCTGAGGGTTATCAACGGTTATGCCAGCCACCCAAACACGTTACGTGAAGCAGGTGCACAAGATGCCGATATGTTGGTTGCGGTAACCAATATGGATGAAACCAACATGGCTGCATGTCAGGTTGCCTTCTCTCTTTTCAATACGCCAAACCGAATTGCCCGCATTCGTTCTCCTCAATACCTAGAAGAGAAAGAAGCACTCTTTAAGTCGGGGGCGATACCGGTCGATCACCTAATTGCACCCGAAGAGCTCGTTACTAGCTACATCGAGCGCCTTATCCAATATCCAGGCGCACTGCAAGTAGTTAGCTTTGCTGAACAAAAGGTTAGCTTAGTCGCGGTAAAAGCTTACTACGGCGGTCCATTGGTAGGTAACGCACTTTCCGCACTACGTGAGCACATGCCTCACATTGATACTCGTGTTGCGGCTATCTTCCGTCAAGGTCGACCAATTCGCCCACAAGGTACCACCATCATTGAAGCCGATGATGAAGTGTTCTTCGTGGCAGCGAGTAACCATATCCGCTCGGTAATGAGTGAACTACAACGCTTAGAAAAGCCTTACCGCCGTATCATGATTGTTGGTGGCGGTAACATCGGTGCAAGCTTGGCAAGGCGTCTTGAACAAAGCTACAGTATCAAGCTAATCGAGCGCAGTTACACCCGAGCTGAGAAGCTGTCTGAAGAGCTAGAAAACACCATCGTATTCTGTGGTGATGCCGCAGACCAAGAGCTACTCACCGAAGAGAACATCGATCAAGTTGATGTATTCATCGCCTTAACTAACGAAGATGAAACCAACATCATGTCAGCCATGCTCGCTAAGCGAATGGGTGCCAAGAAGGTAATGGTACTGATTCAGCGTGGTGCTTATGTCGACCTGGTTCAGGGTGGTGTGATCGATATTGCGATCTCTCCGCAGCAAGCAACAATTTCTGCGCTGCTCACTCACGTTCGTCGTGCTGATATTGTAAACGTATCATCACTGCGTCGCGGTGCCGCAGAAGCGATTGAAGCCATTGCTCACGGTGACGAAACCACATCCAAGGTTGTCGGCAGAGCGATTGGCGACATCAAACTACCACCAGGTACTACCATCGGTGCAATTGTTCGCGGAGAAGAGGTGCTTATCGCACACGATAGAACCGTAATCGAACAAGATGACCATGTAGTTATGTTCCTAGTGGATAAAAAATACGTGCCCGATGTCGAGTCTCTTTTCCAACCGAGCCCCTTCTTCTTGTAGCCCTCTTCTTGTGAGATTTTTCTCATGAGAACCGCGCTCGGCACAAAGCTGTGGTCTATTAAAACGGTGATCTATTAAAGCTATGGTCTATTAAGCTATGGTCAATTTTCGTCCGATATTATTAGTGATTGGGTTGGTGTTATCAAAACTCGCCCTTTTCATGTACATACCAACATTAGTTGCCTTCGTTACAGGCACTGGTGGTTTTCTCGAGTTTGGTAAATCTGTAGTGATCACGCACATTGTGGCGTTTATCTGCTTGAATTTAGGCCGTTCCGCTAAATTTCGATTAGGGGTGCGGGACATGTTCCTGATCACCTCTCTGGTATGGACTATTGCCAGTGCCTTTGCAGCTCTGCCTTTTGTTTTCATTAACCACATCAGCTTTACTGACGCCTACTTCGAGACCATGTCTGGTATCACTACAACGGGTTCAACCGTATTGAGTGGTTTGGATAGCATGGCGCCAAGCATTCTACTGTGGCGTTCAATATTGCAATGGCTTGGTGGTATAGGATTCATCGTAATGGCGGTGGCTGTACTACCGATGCTCAACGTTGGTGGTATGCGCCTATTCCAAACTGAATCATCCGATTGGTCTGATAAAAGCAGCCCTAGAGCGAAAACCGTAGCGAAGAACATCGTGGCGGTTTATCTAGTCCTTACGGGCTTGTGCATAGTTAGCTACCTGTTTGCAGGAATGAGCATCTTCGATGCAATCAACCACGCATTCACCACTCTTTCTACTGGTGGTTACTCAACCTCAGACGGCTCCATGAATCACTTCTCTAATAGTGCTCACTGGGTCGGAACGGTGTTCATGTTTCTTGGTGGCCTGCCGTTCTTACTGTTTGTTAGCGCACTGCGCGGCAGAAAGCTTGCAATACTCTATAAAGATGCGCAGGTAAGAGGCTTTACTTACCTATTCTTGGTCACCAGTGCCGTAATATCGACTTGGTTGGTGGTTAGAGATGGCTATAGCGCAATGGATGCACTACGAGTCTCGATGTTCAACATCGTGTCAGTGGTCACCACAACAGGCTTTGGCCTTGAAGATTTCACAGCTTGGGGCGCACTGCCAACTACGTTATTTGCCTTTCTGATGATGGCAGGGGCATGTTCAGGTTCAACCTCTGGCGGGATTAAAATCTTCCGCTTCCAAATCGCCATGACCATGCTGCATAAACAAATGATGAAGCTGATTCACCCATCAGGTGTGTTCGTTCAACGCTACAACCAACGCCCAGTCAGTGATGACATCGTGCGTTCTCTAGTCGCATTTGGTTTGATGTTCTTTATCACGATTATCTTAATTGCCGGTGGGCTGAGTGCGATGGGGCTTGATCCTGTAACCAGCATATCTGGCGCTATCACTGCCGTTGCCAACGTCGGCCCAGGTATGGGGAGCGTGATAGGCCCAACAGGGAACTTTGCTCCATTACCAGACGCTGCTAAATGGCTATTAAGTTTGGGAATGCTGATGGGCAGACTCGAAATATTGACGCTCATTGTTTTATTTTTCCCAGCCTTTTGGCGACGCTAATTGCGCGAAAAATCAAGGAAACACAGATGAAATCACCCCTATTTATCGCAAGCGTGCTGCTCGCAAACTCAGTATGTATGAGCTCTGCATTCGCCGACCAAGTCGTGGCTCTGCAAGATGGGAAGCAAATACTGCTAAAAGATGACTTTACTTGGCAATATGTTGTGGAGAAACAAACAATAGAAACAACAACCGCAACGCCAGTCGCAACGGTGCCTGTTGTAGCCGTCCCAGTCGCGACTAATGTGCGTGGCACTACGATTGTCGTTGATAGTAAAAAACCAAGCTTACAGCTATCTCAATCTGGAGTAGATGTGGTGCTCGGTGCTAGCCACTATGAAGATGGTGAGCTGATCATCCCAACGGCGATTACCAATCAAGGTACGCAGGCTGTGATCTTAGTGTCTTTGAAGTTAGGTGTGTATTCACCAAGTGGTGAATTATTAGAAGAGAAAACAGTAGCGGTTTGGAAATCGATAAAGCGTATGGCAGATACCTACCTTCGACCAAAAACCGATGCCGAAGGTACGTCGCTCAACCTAGCTGTTGATCAATATCCAGAGTATCAAATCAAAGCTGAAATTGTTGAGGTGCTAGCTCGTTAAACCGGAGTCACGTACAAGTAAATAGCGAAGAAATGGCAAGCGCAGCCCGCCAACACAAACAGGTGCCAGATGGCATGGTTATAAGGGATGCGTTTTGCCACATAGAAAATGACACCCAGCGAGTAAATCACCCCACCGACCGCCAGCAATACCAAACCACCGATATTGATGTTCATCGCCAATTGATAAACCACAATCAAAGATAGCCAACCCATCGCCAAGTAAATGAACAGCGATAAGCGCTTGAATCGGTATACGAAAGCAATCTTCATGATGATGCCCACCAGCGCAATTCCCCAGATCACCGCCATCAAGCCCATCGCTAACGGGGTTCTCAAACCGACTAATAAAAAAGGCGTGTAGCTACCTGCAATAAGTAAATAAATCGCACAATGATCGAGCGTTTTGAGTAAGCGCTTGGTTTTTTCTGTGGTGATCGAGTGGTAAAGCGTGGAAGCAAGAAAGAGAAGGATAATGCTGCTGCCGTATACCGTCATACTGGTAATGGTTAGCATGTCAGCTTGGTAATCAAACGCACGAATCAATAACAGGATCAGGCCCACTACGCCAAGTACGACACCCAAACCATGGGTTATCGCATTAGCGCGCTCTTCGATGTCACTGTATTCGCTGGCTGATGATGCAGACATGAGTATCCTACTAGAGTAAATGTTCGATTAGACTAGTATTGCACATTAAGCTTACACGTGTAAGCTTAAATTTTTATGACAAAATGGCTTCTAAGATGTGCGATAAGCTAACCGTTGTGACTAGGTGAATATATGCGATTCCGCTAAGACGCGCTTTCTAAATACTCAACCACCATCTTACCGGCATCTTCTGGTGAGGTATCAAGCGGGACGCTCAATTGACGCTGTAGCTGACCAATTCCCAGCAAACTCGCCAACATGCCTTTTGCGCCATCGCGATTGCGGTCTATCTCAAACCACAACTTAAGTTCTGTCTCACCACGATGAGCGACAACCTCCAATTCACGCCAACGGCCATGATAAGGGCCAGTAGTCGGCACAAACTCGAACTCTTGTACGAATGGCAGTTCAAAACCATCCACCGCTTCGCATTCAACTTGGCGAATCCGCAGCCCGTGAGCTTCGAGTTCGTTAAAAATACCATCGAGGAGTGCATCAGGGCGAACCGTTAGAATATCCTTATCCGATGGGTCAATCGCCATCGCAATGTCGAGCCCTGTTTCAAGCCACACCTTTGAATCACCAATCGTGACTGGGGTATTCAGCGGTACATCAAATTCACATTCAAAATCGCGGGTTTCTCCCGGCTGAATAACAAAGGCATACGGCAGACTCCATTTTGCCAATGAGTACGTCTGGTGCATTCGGCGTTTATGGCCACCTTCTTGTCTTTGGGAATTCATGGTGACTTCTTTTACATAACGACAGCACAGGTTCAGATCGATGTTATCTATCTCCTGTGGCTGAGAGCCACCATACACATGCACAATAATGCTCGCCTTTTTCCCTGGGTAAAGCACTTCCTGTTGCAATACAGAATCCACCTTGGCAGACCCAATACCAAAACTTGCTAACGTTTTCTTCAAGAACGACATATGCACCTCCTTTAAAACATCATATTAAGCCTGAAAGAGGTTCAAACTCAAATATACTGCTCACACTATTTTAGCTCTAATATCGTCTATTTATCACTCAGGCGTCGATCGATAACTTAGATAGTGATAATCTTAGCCTTGATATGCATGCATATCATTATCCTGATTTATTATTCGGATTGGCGAAAGCCAGACGAGTGACTCTTCAAGAAATTGAGGCGGATCTCATGGTAAATCAGGCCATTAGATTGGCAATGGATATGCCTGACCGTTAGGTAACTTAATGCGCCCAACACCTGTCAGGTTCTCGCACACCAACCGTAGTGCGATGCGTCGTCGTAGTGGCTTTGCAGCCGCTCCAATGGCAAAGAAATTGGCTCCAACAATGACTTTAGTTGAGAAGACTGCTTTATTAGCACCGACTGCAACAAAAGTAATTAAAGCCGCTTAACAAAAAGCGCAGTTTTTACTGCGCTTTTTTTCTTGCTCTCTATCGTCCTGAAATGCGTTTACACATTGGTATTCCCTATCCGATTTGATACCTTAGTCACAAATCATTATAAAATTTGTGGAGAATAAAGTATGAAGTGTCACCGCATTGAAGAACTACTTGAGCTGATGGAGCCTGAGTGGCAGAAAGATCAAGAGCTTAACTTATTACAGTTCATCATTAAGCTATCAAAAGAAGCTGGCTACGAAGGTAAACTTGAAGAACTGACAGACGACGTTCTGATCTATCACCTCAAAATGCGTAACAGTGAAAAAGATGAAATGATCCCAGGCCTTAAAAAAGACCAAGAAGATGATTTCAAAACCGCGATTCTAAAAGCGCGTGGCATCCTTTAACTGCTTAAATGCGTTAAAGCTTAATTGCCTTATAAATAAATTGCTCAATTCTAAAAAGCGACCACTCGGTCGCTTTTTTGTTTCTGTTCGCTATTTTTTCGTCACAACTGTTATGACTTTTGTTGTTAAAGGTTGATAGCGTTAAAGAAATGAGAACAAGATTGTCGCTATAATCGCCATCCATAAGAATCTTCTAAAATAATAAGAGCGAGTGCGATAACAACAAATGCACCAAGCTCAATTTCAATAGGTTCTCTAAACCATACTTTCAAGTAATGTCGTCATGCCCTCTTTAACAGGGCAAACATGCCACAAAAAGGATAGTCCATGAGTCAGGATAAAATCGATATCAAAGATGTGACGCCTAAAACCTTTAACCCGAAAACACATAAAGGTAATGGAGATCGATTTAACCCAAGTAACCGAATCTATGTTCGAGAAAGCAAAGGTAAATTCCAACAATTGCGCCGCTATGGTGGTTGGTTCTTACTTTTACTTTTTGCGCTTATCCCATGGATTCCATTTGGTGAACGACAAGCGATCTTGCTCGATATCGGCAGCCAACAGTTCAACTTCTTTGGCACCACGTTGTACCCGCAAGATCTGACGCTCCTCGCCATCCTATTTATGATTGCTGCGTTCGGCCTGTTTTTTATCACTACCTTTTTAGGCCGTGTTTGGTGTGGCTACTTGTGTCCTCAGACCGTGTGGACCTTTATGTACATCTGGTTCGAAGAGAAGTTAGAAGGTGCTGCCAATAAACGAAGAAAACAAGATTCAAACAAGCTCACCGCCAACCTAGCGATCAGAAAAACACTCAAACACATTGCATGGTGGGCGATTGCCATCGCAACAGGCTTAACGTTTGTGGGCTACTTCATCCCAATCAAAGAATTGGTTGTTGGCTTCTTTACCTTAAACTCGACTTTCTGGCCTGTGTTTTGGGTATTGTTCTTTGCTGGATGTACTTATGCCAATGCCGGATGGATGCGTTCAATTGTTTGTCTGCACATGTGTCCTTACGCTCGCTTCCAGTCAGCTATGTTTGATAAAGACACTTTCATCGTAGGTTATGACACCGAGCGTGGTGAAAGCCGTGGTCCTCGCTCTCGCAAAGCCGATCATAAAGCACTAGGCCTTGGTGACTGTATTGACTGCAACCTATGTGTACAAGTGTGCCCAACGGGTATCGATATCCGTGATGGTCTTCAATACGAATGCATTAACTGTGGTGCCTGTATTGATGCCTGTGATAACACAATGGAACGCATGGGTTATGAGAAAGGACTGATCAATTACACCACTGAACACAGGCTCGATGGTCACACAACCAAGGTAATGCGCCCTAAATTGCTAGGTTATGGCGCTATATTGATCGTCATGTTGGGTTTGTTCTTTGCACAGATAGCGAGTGTTGATCCGGCAGGACTAAGCGTGTTGCGTGACAGAAATCAGCTATTTAGAATCAATAACCAAGGGCTTGTTGAAAATACTTACACCTTAAAGGTGATCAACAAAACTCAGCAAGAACAAGAGTACAAGCTTGATGTCAGCGGGCTGCCTGATTCTATCTGGTACGGTAAACAAACCATTACTGTCGATCCGGGCGAGGTTTTGAACCTGCCTATCAGTTTGGGCGTCGATCCAGAAAAACTCAGCTCACCAGTTTCGACAATTCAGTTTATACTCTCGGATAATGAAGAGTTTACGATGGAAGTCGAAAGCCGCTTTATCAAGAAGCTCTAATACCAACAACCTCAACAGTTGGTATACATACCCAATAAATGGAAAAAGGCTCAGTAATGAGCCTTTTTTATTCTATGACGATACAAGCCTTTAACTTTGATAACTTAACACCTGACTTCATGTGGTACGCACTGGAGAGCATTGGAGTTCGAGCGGAATCAGGCCTGCTCGCCCTCAACAGCTACGAAAACCGGGTATATCAATTTATAGATGAAGACCGTAAACGCTACGTTGTGAAATTTTATCGTCCACAACGTTGGACCACAGAACAGATACAAGAAGAGCACGACTTTACACTTGAGCTGATCGATCAAGAAATTCCAGTCGCACCACCGATACGCATCAATGGTGAAACCTTACATGAATATAAAGGCTATCTGTTTACACTGTTTGAAAGTGTGGGTGGCAGGCAGTACGAGGTGGATAACTTAAACCAATTAGAAGGTGTAGGACGCTTCCTTGGTCGAATTCATAAAGCAAGTGCAGGTAAAACATTCCAGCACCGCCCAACCATTAGCTTAGATGAATACCTCTATCAGCCTCGTAAAATTCTAGAAAGATCCCAATTTATTCCAACACATTTAGAGAATGCTTTCTTTAACGATATCGATTTACTGATCAAAGAGTTAGAACACCAATGGCCGACAGAGGTTGATAATATTCGCCTACATGGCGACTGCCACCCAGGTAATATTTTATGGCGAGACGGACCGATGTTCGTCGATCTCGACGATTCACGTAATGGACCTGCGGTACAAGATCTGTGGATGCTACTTAACGGCGAACGCCAAGATAAGCTGATGCAGTTGGATATTTTGTTGGAAAGTTATCAGGAGTTTTGTGACTTTAATCCATCACAACTGAAACTAATCGAACCACTGCGCGGTCTACGTATGGTGCATTACATGGGATGGTTAGCAAAACGATGGCACGATCCTGCTTTTCCTTTGGCCTTCCCATGGTTTAATGACCCTAAATATTGGGAGCAACAAGTACTTGCTTGTAAAGAGCAAATTGCTACCCTGCAAGAACCACCACTTTCGTTAATGCCTCAGTGGTAACAACAATCGCAACATACAACTAGATAAAAATTCAAACATAATGGAGATTGGATAAATGAAAAAGCTATTCGCATTTTTCTCATTGATCATGTTGAGCCTATCCGCTCACGCTGCGAAATTTAACGAAGGTGAGCACTACAAAGTCCTCGATCTAGAAGCATCAAAGAAAC harbors:
- the fmt gene encoding methionyl-tRNA formyltransferase gives rise to the protein MSQSLRIVFAGTPDFAARHLAALLSSEHEVIAVYTQPDRPAGRGKKLTASPVKNIALENNIPVYQPENFKSDEAKQELADLNADIMVVVAYGLLLPQAVLDTPRLGCINVHGSILPRWRGAAPIQRSIWAGDKKTGVTIMQMDIGLDTGDMLSIATLPIEATDTSASMYEKLAGLGPDALVDCLANIASGKAVAEKQDDELANYAKKLSKEEAKIDWNDSAEHIERCVRAFNPWPMSHFAIVDSSSDADISIKVWQTRVDEESTSAPAGTIIKADKTGIYVATGDKVLVLEQLQVPGKKAMSVQDILNSRASWFEVGTQLS
- the rsmB gene encoding 16S rRNA (cytosine(967)-C(5))-methyltransferase RsmB, with the protein product MNVRAAAANVLFQVVDKGHSLSHALPAAQKTIRPRDHALLQEICYGALRYLPRLESIANELMDNSLKGKKRVFHHLILVGIYQLSFMRIPSHAAVAETVEATKTLRGPSLSGLINAVLRSYLRDQEELDEKAVSHNAGKYTHPSWILKMLQESYPDQWEQLIEANNSKAPMWLRVNRQHHTRDEYAELLKNENIEYTLHPEAADAIKLAAPCDVTLLPGFDRGWVSVQDAAAQLSVDYLTPKDGELILDCCAAPGGKTAHILEHTKDTEVVAIDCDIKRLDRVYDNLERLQLRADVICGDARYPEEWWMGDKFDRILLDAPCSATGVIRRHPDIKWLRRASDIDALAELQSEIMDAMWNQLKEGGTMVYATCSITPQENVLQVKAFLERTENATLVGSDIENPGRQILPGEEDMDGFYYAVLVKQA
- the trkA gene encoding Trk system potassium transporter TrkA → MKIIILGAGQVGGTLAENLVGENNDITIVDRNADRLRELQDKYDLRVINGYASHPNTLREAGAQDADMLVAVTNMDETNMAACQVAFSLFNTPNRIARIRSPQYLEEKEALFKSGAIPVDHLIAPEELVTSYIERLIQYPGALQVVSFAEQKVSLVAVKAYYGGPLVGNALSALREHMPHIDTRVAAIFRQGRPIRPQGTTIIEADDEVFFVAASNHIRSVMSELQRLEKPYRRIMIVGGGNIGASLARRLEQSYSIKLIERSYTRAEKLSEELENTIVFCGDAADQELLTEENIDQVDVFIALTNEDETNIMSAMLAKRMGAKKVMVLIQRGAYVDLVQGGVIDIAISPQQATISALLTHVRRADIVNVSSLRRGAAEAIEAIAHGDETTSKVVGRAIGDIKLPPGTTIGAIVRGEEVLIAHDRTVIEQDDHVVMFLVDKKYVPDVESLFQPSPFFL
- a CDS encoding TrkH family potassium uptake protein, giving the protein MVNFRPILLVIGLVLSKLALFMYIPTLVAFVTGTGGFLEFGKSVVITHIVAFICLNLGRSAKFRLGVRDMFLITSLVWTIASAFAALPFVFINHISFTDAYFETMSGITTTGSTVLSGLDSMAPSILLWRSILQWLGGIGFIVMAVAVLPMLNVGGMRLFQTESSDWSDKSSPRAKTVAKNIVAVYLVLTGLCIVSYLFAGMSIFDAINHAFTTLSTGGYSTSDGSMNHFSNSAHWVGTVFMFLGGLPFLLFVSALRGRKLAILYKDAQVRGFTYLFLVTSAVISTWLVVRDGYSAMDALRVSMFNIVSVVTTTGFGLEDFTAWGALPTTLFAFLMMAGACSGSTSGGIKIFRFQIAMTMLHKQMMKLIHPSGVFVQRYNQRPVSDDIVRSLVAFGLMFFITIILIAGGLSAMGLDPVTSISGAITAVANVGPGMGSVIGPTGNFAPLPDAAKWLLSLGMLMGRLEILTLIVLFFPAFWRR
- a CDS encoding DUF3157 family protein, which codes for MKSPLFIASVLLANSVCMSSAFADQVVALQDGKQILLKDDFTWQYVVEKQTIETTTATPVATVPVVAVPVATNVRGTTIVVDSKKPSLQLSQSGVDVVLGASHYEDGELIIPTAITNQGTQAVILVSLKLGVYSPSGELLEEKTVAVWKSIKRMADTYLRPKTDAEGTSLNLAVDQYPEYQIKAEIVEVLAR
- the trhA gene encoding PAQR family membrane homeostasis protein TrhA — encoded protein: MSASSASEYSDIEERANAITHGLGVVLGVVGLILLLIRAFDYQADMLTITSMTVYGSSIILLFLASTLYHSITTEKTKRLLKTLDHCAIYLLIAGSYTPFLLVGLRTPLAMGLMAVIWGIALVGIIMKIAFVYRFKRLSLFIYLAMGWLSLIVVYQLAMNINIGGLVLLAVGGVIYSLGVIFYVAKRIPYNHAIWHLFVLAGCACHFFAIYLYVTPV
- a CDS encoding sporulation protein, with product MSFLKKTLASFGIGSAKVDSVLQQEVLYPGKKASIIVHVYGGSQPQEIDNIDLNLCCRYVKEVTMNSQRQEGGHKRRMHQTYSLAKWSLPYAFVIQPGETRDFECEFDVPLNTPVTIGDSKVWLETGLDIAMAIDPSDKDILTVRPDALLDGIFNELEAHGLRIRQVECEAVDGFELPFVQEFEFVPTTGPYHGRWRELEVVAHRGETELKLWFEIDRNRDGAKGMLASLLGIGQLQRQLSVPLDTSPEDAGKMVVEYLESAS
- a CDS encoding YihD family protein gives rise to the protein MKCHRIEELLELMEPEWQKDQELNLLQFIIKLSKEAGYEGKLEELTDDVLIYHLKMRNSEKDEMIPGLKKDQEDDFKTAILKARGIL
- the ccoG gene encoding cytochrome c oxidase accessory protein CcoG, producing the protein MSQDKIDIKDVTPKTFNPKTHKGNGDRFNPSNRIYVRESKGKFQQLRRYGGWFLLLLFALIPWIPFGERQAILLDIGSQQFNFFGTTLYPQDLTLLAILFMIAAFGLFFITTFLGRVWCGYLCPQTVWTFMYIWFEEKLEGAANKRRKQDSNKLTANLAIRKTLKHIAWWAIAIATGLTFVGYFIPIKELVVGFFTLNSTFWPVFWVLFFAGCTYANAGWMRSIVCLHMCPYARFQSAMFDKDTFIVGYDTERGESRGPRSRKADHKALGLGDCIDCNLCVQVCPTGIDIRDGLQYECINCGACIDACDNTMERMGYEKGLINYTTEHRLDGHTTKVMRPKLLGYGAILIVMLGLFFAQIASVDPAGLSVLRDRNQLFRINNQGLVENTYTLKVINKTQQEQEYKLDVSGLPDSIWYGKQTITVDPGEVLNLPISLGVDPEKLSSPVSTIQFILSDNEEFTMEVESRFIKKL
- a CDS encoding serine/threonine protein kinase — encoded protein: MTIQAFNFDNLTPDFMWYALESIGVRAESGLLALNSYENRVYQFIDEDRKRYVVKFYRPQRWTTEQIQEEHDFTLELIDQEIPVAPPIRINGETLHEYKGYLFTLFESVGGRQYEVDNLNQLEGVGRFLGRIHKASAGKTFQHRPTISLDEYLYQPRKILERSQFIPTHLENAFFNDIDLLIKELEHQWPTEVDNIRLHGDCHPGNILWRDGPMFVDLDDSRNGPAVQDLWMLLNGERQDKLMQLDILLESYQEFCDFNPSQLKLIEPLRGLRMVHYMGWLAKRWHDPAFPLAFPWFNDPKYWEQQVLACKEQIATLQEPPLSLMPQW